One window of Geotoga petraea genomic DNA carries:
- a CDS encoding DUF362 domain-containing protein, translating to MAAEVYFADLNARKPQDNKVNKIKKLFERAGFADLIDENDLTAIKIHFGERGNDGFINPIFVRPVVDKIKEAGGKPFATDTNTLYKGERKNSVDHLVTATEHGFVYSVIGAPIIIADGMLSKNISDVEINQKHFKTVKIARDIENADSMIVMSHFKGHNLAGFGGALKNLAMGCAPRVGKMQEHSMRPKVDKEFCTGCQTCFRNCPEDAIQMINRKAQIDVRKCIGCGECMQVCPEDAIGVNWKTEVKGFMERMTEYAYGAIKNKKDKVGFINFVMKVTPDCDCAPWSDAPIVPDIGILASKDPIALDKACYDLVNNQHGFEGSQLKSNFEPGKDKFVGMREDSQGYIQISYGEEMGIGTTDYNLIKI from the coding sequence ATGGCAGCTGAAGTTTATTTTGCAGATTTGAATGCAAGAAAACCACAAGATAACAAAGTTAATAAAATAAAAAAACTTTTTGAAAGGGCTGGTTTTGCTGATTTAATAGACGAAAACGATTTAACCGCTATTAAAATTCATTTTGGCGAAAGGGGAAATGATGGTTTTATTAACCCTATTTTTGTTAGACCTGTTGTGGATAAAATAAAAGAAGCAGGAGGTAAGCCTTTTGCTACTGATACAAATACTTTGTATAAAGGTGAAAGAAAAAATTCTGTAGATCATCTTGTTACTGCTACAGAACACGGTTTTGTTTATTCTGTTATTGGAGCCCCTATTATTATCGCTGATGGAATGTTGAGTAAAAATATTTCAGATGTAGAAATAAATCAAAAGCATTTTAAAACTGTTAAAATCGCTAGAGATATTGAAAATGCTGATAGCATGATTGTGATGTCTCATTTTAAAGGCCATAATTTAGCAGGTTTTGGTGGGGCTTTAAAAAACTTAGCTATGGGTTGTGCCCCAAGAGTAGGGAAGATGCAAGAACATTCTATGAGACCAAAAGTAGATAAAGAATTTTGTACTGGATGCCAAACATGTTTTAGGAATTGCCCTGAAGATGCTATACAAATGATTAATAGAAAAGCTCAAATTGATGTAAGAAAATGTATAGGCTGTGGAGAGTGCATGCAGGTTTGTCCTGAAGACGCTATCGGAGTTAACTGGAAAACTGAGGTAAAAGGTTTTATGGAAAGAATGACAGAATATGCTTATGGAGCAATAAAAAATAAAAAAGATAAAGTTGGATTCATAAACTTTGTTATGAAAGTTACTCCTGATTGTGATTGTGCACCTTGGTCAGATGCCCCAATAGTTCCAGATATTGGAATATTAGCTTCTAAAGACCCAATAGCATTGGACAAAGCTTGTTATGATCTTGTAAATAATCAACATGGTTTTGAAGGATCACAATTAAAATCTAATTTTGAGCCTGGAAAAGACAAGTTTGTAGGAATGAGAGAGGACTCTCAAGGGTATATTCAAATAAGCTATGGTGAAGAAATGGGAATAGGTACAACAGATTATAATCTTATAAAAATTTAA
- a CDS encoding PfkB family carbohydrate kinase — MIDVYGGIFLDIYVNGEKPHEKNIDIFPGGSGFNIALGLSILNNDVRFIGNIGNDLFKTKINEEFEKNNINIDYLKINDGKSDVFISENEKPFAVQRKNNDLEIDIPKKLSEYAFVNSEINPKSLNRILELDYRIIFIDTGPRHFLLNEYYKKKNHFLISNSNNNNITHEKCDLLKMDLKGFCYNNKFYSSNGKELTYKFGTGDLLDVLVIDSLIKNNLSHEKLMSFTKIIENTNKIKGAFNKILLLTK; from the coding sequence ATGATAGACGTTTACGGAGGTATATTTTTAGATATTTATGTAAATGGAGAAAAACCTCACGAAAAAAACATTGACATTTTTCCCGGAGGATCAGGATTCAATATCGCATTGGGATTATCTATATTGAATAATGATGTTAGATTTATTGGCAATATAGGTAATGATTTATTTAAAACAAAAATAAATGAAGAATTTGAGAAAAATAATATAAATATCGATTATCTGAAAATAAATGATGGGAAATCGGACGTTTTTATAAGTGAGAATGAAAAACCATTTGCTGTACAAAGAAAAAATAATGATTTAGAGATTGATATTCCAAAAAAATTATCCGAATATGCTTTTGTCAACTCAGAGATAAATCCTAAATCTTTGAACAGAATATTAGAATTAGATTATAGAATAATTTTTATAGATACTGGGCCAAGACATTTTTTATTAAATGAATATTATAAAAAGAAAAACCACTTTCTTATATCTAATTCTAACAATAATAATATAACCCATGAAAAATGTGATCTTTTAAAAATGGATTTAAAAGGATTCTGTTATAATAATAAATTTTATTCCAGTAATGGGAAAGAACTAACTTATAAATTTGGTACTGGTGATTTATTAGATGTTTTGGTAATTGATTCATTAATAAAGAATAATCTTAGTCACGAAAAACTAATGTCTTTTACAAAAATAATTGAAAATACTAACAAAATTAAAGGTGCGTTTAATAAAATATTATTATTAACCAAATAG
- a CDS encoding 3-oxoacyl-ACP synthase translates to MNVGIMGMGIYIPDNYITSDEIAEKTGIPEWVIREKFGVTKKPIPGQKDTTSYMGIQAAKEAIEDAGINPEEIDIVIWNGAQHKDYPCWLASLKVADEIGAKNAWGFDMEAMCGSMMAGMETAKSLLLGNKKYKTALLVSGYRNGDLIDYNVPETSFMFDLGAGGAAMVLKKDYNKNVILGTAFKGDGDFSEDCVVPVGGTKNWPMKPEDTDKMHFVIDDVDSFKQKLGERTMPNFYSVIREALAESDKTDKDIDYLAILHFKKSSHDAVVKEFNLNEDQTTYLQNYGHIGQNDQILSLKIALEEGRLHDGDNVVMVGAGIGFVWAAAHVHWGEYKG, encoded by the coding sequence GTGAACGTTGGAATAATGGGAATGGGAATTTATATTCCAGATAATTATATTACATCAGATGAAATTGCTGAAAAAACTGGTATACCAGAATGGGTTATAAGAGAAAAATTTGGAGTTACAAAAAAACCTATTCCTGGTCAAAAAGATACAACAAGTTATATGGGAATTCAAGCAGCAAAAGAAGCCATTGAAGATGCTGGAATCAATCCTGAAGAAATCGACATAGTAATTTGGAATGGAGCACAGCATAAAGACTATCCTTGTTGGTTAGCGAGTTTGAAAGTTGCCGATGAAATAGGTGCAAAAAATGCTTGGGGTTTTGACATGGAAGCAATGTGTGGATCTATGATGGCTGGTATGGAGACAGCAAAATCACTATTATTGGGAAATAAAAAGTATAAAACTGCTTTATTAGTTAGTGGTTATAGAAATGGAGATTTAATAGATTACAATGTACCAGAAACATCTTTTATGTTTGATCTTGGAGCTGGCGGTGCAGCTATGGTTCTTAAAAAAGATTATAATAAGAACGTAATTTTAGGGACTGCATTTAAAGGAGACGGTGATTTTTCTGAAGATTGTGTGGTACCAGTTGGAGGAACAAAAAATTGGCCAATGAAGCCTGAAGATACAGACAAAATGCATTTTGTTATAGATGATGTTGACTCTTTTAAACAAAAACTTGGTGAAAGAACAATGCCTAACTTCTACTCTGTAATCAGAGAAGCTTTGGCAGAATCTGATAAAACCGATAAAGATATCGACTATTTAGCTATTTTGCATTTCAAAAAATCTTCTCATGATGCAGTTGTTAAAGAATTTAACCTAAATGAAGATCAAACTACTTATCTTCAAAATTATGGTCATATTGGACAGAACGATCAAATTTTATCATTGAAAATAGCACTTGAAGAAGGAAGACTTCATGATGGAGATAATGTAGTAATGGTTGGAGCAGGAATAGGTTTTGTTTGGGCTGCAGCTCATGTTCATTGGGGAGAATATAAAGGTTAA
- a CDS encoding beta-ketoacyl-ACP reductase gives MNRMKGKVCVVTGGARGIGLSIVTKMANEEAKVVYAIDMNGEALKEVEKEFSNVKGYVLDVTDRNSIKEFVENVKNEYGKIDVLVNNAGVTRDALIQKMSEEDWDFVLNVNLKGVFNMTQAIAPIMIENGEGNIVNISSIVGERGNIGQTNYAATKGGVISMTYTWAKEFARKGANVRVNAVAPGFIKTPMTEKMPEKVLDAITKKVTLGRMGESSEVADAVFFLASDEASYITGHVLSVNGGTIL, from the coding sequence ATGAATAGAATGAAAGGTAAAGTTTGTGTAGTTACAGGTGGAGCAAGAGGAATTGGTTTATCAATAGTGACTAAAATGGCAAATGAAGAGGCTAAAGTAGTTTATGCAATTGATATGAATGGAGAAGCTTTAAAAGAAGTGGAGAAAGAATTTTCTAATGTAAAAGGATATGTTCTTGATGTTACTGATAGAAATTCAATTAAAGAATTTGTAGAAAATGTTAAAAATGAATATGGAAAAATAGATGTGTTGGTAAATAATGCAGGAGTTACAAGAGATGCATTGATTCAAAAAATGTCGGAAGAAGATTGGGATTTTGTTTTAAACGTTAATCTTAAAGGTGTTTTCAACATGACTCAAGCCATTGCACCAATAATGATTGAAAATGGTGAAGGGAACATTGTTAATATTTCTTCTATAGTTGGAGAAAGAGGAAATATTGGACAAACAAATTACGCAGCAACAAAAGGCGGAGTTATTTCAATGACATATACTTGGGCTAAAGAATTTGCAAGAAAAGGTGCAAATGTTAGAGTAAATGCTGTAGCTCCTGGATTTATAAAAACTCCTATGACAGAAAAAATGCCTGAAAAAGTATTAGACGCTATTACTAAAAAAGTAACTTTAGGTAGAATGGGAGAATCATCAGAAGTAGCAGATGCAGTATTTTTCTTAGCTTCAGATGAAGCGTCATATATTACAGGCCATGTATTAAGCGTAAACGGAGGAACAATATTATAA